CTGTTCTTTTGGTGACAGAAGAGGAAGATGATGATGAAGCTACAGATGAAAAATCCCTAGCAGTCAAGATTCTTGCATACTGGTGATACCACTGACCTCTCGCCGCCTGGGCCGGCGGCGGCGCCAAAGACTTGGTCTTGAGCTTTCCACCTCTGCCGCGAGAGCCCGCAAGACTAAGTCCGAGGCCCAAATCCAGCTCAGAGTCATCCATGTACGAAGAAGATGCCTCCGACGACATCACGAGAACCTTAAACTGAGCCACTTGAAACTACTCCGCCTCCGCCGTCTCCTCCTCCCTGGGAATCTTGTTCTTCACAAAAAGATTCAGTTTTTacgcaaaaaaaataattaagaatccTTTGAAGTTAAACGAAATGTCGTGATTATTCGGTTTCTTTGGATTTTGGGTGAAGGAAAAGAAAACTGCGGAGAGAAGGCATAGAAGATGGGGTGGGCCCCGATTGTCGGCTTAATGCGCCTCAACAGACCATACAGTTCGCCCCCTTTTGAGTGGGGCCCACGATGGTACGATCAAGCTGCTGGTATTGTACCAACAAAGAACAATCAGCTTTGCGTCTTGCCTTGTACTTCCAGCCTCAACTGACAGTTTCTCtctttttacacaaaaaaaatataattttattggaaggaaaaattaaagaaaGATTTTCTTAATTAGATTttacataattattataattaattttaattttcagttaaattaatttatcaaaataaattttttattataataaattacaaaaatatctcCTATCCTTTAATCCTTATTCACCATCAATTTCTTCATCTCAAACTCTGTATTTTATTATCTCATCAATTCAGTGCGTACAAAGGCGGCCGCGAAGCACATTAATCTTATTTCtttaaacaaatatcaatttatagTTTGTGCTCTGAATATTATAGAACTACATGTTGGAGAATCTCCTATGCTGAGCCAATTCATCATGTAGATAACCAAATAGATTGGTTGATTCGAGAAGAAGTTCAAGGAAAGGTTATTCTACCTCCATGTGTGAGGAGATCACGTGGAAGATCACGAATGAGAATGATACGATCCACGTGTGAAATATCTCGTATGTGTCGTTGCTCTACATGTCGTTCCATTTGACATAATAAGAAAAGTTGCAAAAATTATGCTCCAATTTTGACTTgacttgattatatatatttagatttttttcaaaTAGGATTATTGCTTCACTAGgatttggtttttttatttcatttttgcaATTTCTCGAATAATCttatgaattccatgcatttagaCATAGAGTGATGATAATTTGAAATAACTCTTTTGCCGAGTTGTATTTTTATgcgttttatttttttgaaagtttgttGTGCATACTCATAAACTGTTAGCATGGAATAAGGTAAAAACTTAATTGAGACcatcaaattttttgtttatatttgtgTAAACTCACATTGATGTAATTATTACGTTTCATAACCATGGTGATTTACTAAACCCATACAACTATATTGTGACCATAAACATGCGTGCATTAGCTCTAACTCGAATctttttaattgcttaaatgtCAAAACATTATGCTTCGATTGTTCTTCTAGCAGTAGAAATCATTATTTTCCAACCATCTTCATCTTAGTAATTGTACGTCTTACCatctataataattaaatatgtaatCGCGTTTTAAAATCAGACGAATGTATTAAAACTAATAATAATGTTGCAATTCAATCATTTCAATTATCACCCTAAAACTTCATTTGCAATTAATTTCGGTATAGATTCAAATAAAACGATTTTAGCTTGttcgaaaataatttaaaagataaataaaaagtgGTCTGTCTCGTTCAGCGACTGGCACAAAAAATTAAGGCAATCATACACCGTGACCTGTGGGACTCAATTACCAAGTGGAACGCCACCCGATTAGGAATGTGGGGTCCACTTAACGAATCTTTCTGTGGTAAAATAACGTAAGGCGACGCTAAAGATCCACCCAACCTACAACatcaatataatttatttctttatataatatatcttatttttacatttttttaaaaaaaaataaaagatgtatttgataaatggatttgaaatacaCGGAGTTCAATtacattttaaatgttaataataaaataatatatcaaattttaaattcatattttatttatttaaataaagctACTCAAAGcgaaatgaatttcaaatgacatcaATATTGAGTGATTTTGAAATTAATCGTAATTAACACTAAACACTAATAAACATTATGTGGATTTAATGTTCATGATCTTATTTctctaaaacaacaaaaatatatttgtataaattttaaaatccacGAACTTGAAATCCATCAATCCAAACGCAACCtaatataatttatagtttGAACTTACATGTAACATGAGTGGAATaatgaatttgaagtttatggttttgTTTCTCTAACATTACAAAAAAACATTTGAACATATTTGAACttcttaaatttgaaattcattcatcCAAACACAACATAATTGATCCAGATATAGGGGTGGTGGGCATCTTAGGGATCCGACCTGATCGCCGCATTTTTGTTCGGGTATTTTGTGCCTATACGTTGGTGAATTTTTCGATAAACCAAACCggactattttttttaatggtgaTCATAACCTTAATAGTTTAATAGAATATTCTTTTTTGTTGTTTATATGATATACTCAGAAGTCACCCAAGAAACCCAATCCAGAGGTGGATCCAAACATGTGTTGTTGTGGTTTCAATGATCTATGTCAAGATCTTAAATCTTGTGAAGAACTGGTGTGCCTTCAATGTATAATTGATTATAGCGCACATATATCTatatcataatcataaaaagAAAATGTGTGGAAAAGGACATGAAAATAGAGTTGGGAGCCACATTTCAAAATGGCTTTTAACACCAAATTTAGTGAGATTCTCATCATATTATATCTTGTCTAAataaatgcttttaaaaaagaTGGTAAACTAAGGCACCTTGAAAATCACACAATGACGAGTCCATGTGACCATGTGTTAGTTAGTGTTCCAAAGTACAGATACGCACATCTtgaaatgaaaggaaaaaaatacacAACCAAGAGGAAACAAGGATTAGTTTCAAGACAAAAAGACACTCGAGAAAATGTCCTAAACAAAAATAGGAAACGAAACGGAAGGCATTTGCTTCGGTTACAAAAACTTACTCACTCGAAATGTTTGAAGACAAGTTATTTCATCAAATGCCACATGTTCTAACTCAGGTGTTACTTCATCATATGCCACGGAAACCATTGGTTCTTAAGCGGCTGCTGTTGTCGCTTCCATTTTGGTCGCTGCCTCTTCCAAAAGTCCTTCCACCAGCCCCCCACCTCTGCCTCGCCCTCTTCCGCCCGATTAAGAAAAACTAAAAGCATCAACATGTTATCAAAAAACAAtagccatatatatatatatccatatgtaacagtcTCATGCTTCAGACAGCATTAGTTACTTAATAAGCATAACAATGATAAACTTTCTGATTCATTTTAacaaaaagtttattataaCAAGAAAGAATTGATGGGATCACAGGGGATTTCTTATATATTCAAGTAAAAGAAATAACGATTGCACTCTAATTCTTTATATAGTGAAGAGGAGTTTGAGATACTTGCGTCCACCACCACGAAATGCGCCACTATTCGGTCTCCTCTCCTCAATAAACACTTGCCTTCTGGCCAATTGAATTGGAGAAGcctaaaaaaaaggaaaattctAATCAGATACCAAATACATagttgacataaaaaataaaaattgagagCGAAGTAAAGCTTCACAACCATATTACATCAGGCATCCAAAACTAACCATAAATAGAACAAATCGCAAATGCTGGTATGTATATGTTGGAAGCATCTGTGCAAAGATCAAGACATAAAGGCATCCCCAAGACCAATattattctaaagactcaaatTTTACAACAATAACCTGCGTGACAGCAGGTTTGTCAAAAGACTGACTGGCACTGTCAAAACATAGAGATATGCAGACTAGGGGAGCGGTACTATGGATATCTCTTAAAAATACATACTGAGTTGGGTCAGTTCTCAAGGAGACAGGcattcacaagaaatttgagaaagcaagaaatgaaaatttttatcaGTAAATGAGAGATTTGTGAACCTTGATTGCGTTCTGAACACTTTGCACATCTTCAAACTCGGCAAAGGCATAGCAAACACCAGTTCCTGTTAACCATGGACGCATTAGACAATGAAACTACATTGCCACATGAAATCGAGCTGCCAATATGTTATTAGAACATCTCGTTCACACCCTACACTTGAGGGAGTCGCAACTTAAAGCCATAATAGAAGCCTCAATTGAGATGGACTTAGGTGAGCTTGAAAGGATAGCCAAATAATGCCTTCATACCTTGAGAAAATGATGCAAAATGTTCTCAGGAAATCCCCCTTTTTTCGCCCGTCTAGATGTTCCAAATAAGAAACAAGACTATTTGGTTGAAGGTTATTTTAGCAAAAAAACCATTCATGAACTTAGAAGAAAGCAGCTGATGGTAGAATGCTCCGCAGCAGCAGAGACTTGCCTTGAAGTTCTCTCGAAAATTGTAGGAAGTGGTGATCTTGGACAGCTCATTAGAAACTCTTCCAAATTTAACTCAAAATCAGCTCAGCTTTCCACCAGATCATATTTTTAATTCTAGATGAACTTGAATCCAAccactttttttttattctttttcacAGGCTTTTTTTACATAGAAAATTTTCTGAGGTTTTTTATCCTAGATTAACTTGAATCCAAccactttatttaaaaaaaaaaaaataatcccaCCATTTATTTGGTTTTGCTGcaatatgttattttttggcTAGTCAGCAGTTGGTTATAATATGCTTCTTGTAACTTCCGTATTCTTTGAAAACATTGGGTAGAGACTGACTGTGGTTGATCTATTATTAGTTCTACAGAAGCATACAAGATAACTGCAACCTTATGGCTTTATTTATTCGATATTGTCTCTTCATTTCACTGCAGGCAGAAGAATTCCCAGTGGAATCGGTAGTCTGGAATAGCTGGAGATCGAAAAGCTTGGCGTATATGCTCGACTTTCATAATACGAGGCTTGTATCTGGTGCCAGTTCGATTTTTTCTGCACCAGAAAGTCGATGGATTCAAATGTTTGGACGACTAAATATTTCAGCTGAGAAATTTTCGAGCTATAAAcataaacaaattaataaaattctggACGTAATAAATACAATGGACAAATTAATAAATCCATTAAATCAACACacacatttaaaaatacaaaatatcaatacaacaaacaaataaaagaatcCAAATGAATCAATCAAGAATTCACACACAGATACATCGAATTCGTTCAAAACAATCTCACAAGCTTGACAAGGGATTGTTAATCTTGGGCAGAGTCATGATTTTTGAGCTATCAACTATTGTCTCTCTTATCCTTTGGACATGACCTTTACGTCAGTAATGTACTCAATGCCGCTGGAACTAGTCTTCTTGGGGAGTGTGGATTCTGAGGAAACCAACCAATTCGAAAGGCTTGCATCCACAGCTGTTTCTTGATTAGAATTCTGGAATTGATCAGATCTTACACTGAGGGCAAATAATGATTGATTGTTCTCTTTTTGTAACTTCAACAAACATGTTCCTTTAGATTTTGCTGCTTTCCATTGTGTTACATTCTCCACAGGGTTCAAAACAGAATTAACATAATCACTTCTATTTCTTGCTTGAGTCTTTAATACAGGAGTGCTGTCTTCTTCAAGAAACTGAGTTTTGATAAAACTAGTCAATTGATTTTCTGTTCTTGATTCCAGTGATGGAATTAAAGTCGATCCAGACCACATTTCTTGGCCATCTGATATACAATCTATATCATCTTCATCTCCATAGTCGTCTTCTAAATCATCGAAGTCACTGTCACCGTAATCTTCTGCTTCATCCTCACTATCTCTGTCTCTGGCATTATGGTATCTATGATTCGGAGGATATAATACGATACATGATTTGACTGAATTCTCTTCTTCAAATTGTGGTTGACTTGAACTTCTAGGATTTAACTCCTTTTCTTTCTGAACATTCAGGTTACCCTCTGGTAGAGAATCGGTGCTTTCATAAAGTGAATAGTGCTCATGTGTAGTGATGTTTGCATTAAACGTAACTCTTTTTCTTGGGCTTGGACTCAACTGATCCTCTCCCTCCGGTCTATTTCTACAAACAAAATCAAGATAAATTGTCCAATCTCATGGAACAAAAGCTAAAACAAGCAACAAGTTTAGAAAAAGAATTAAGTGCTCACTGCAACTTGGTGACCAAGTTGGGAGGTGGCGTCTCTGTAAAGCTCTGCTCTTCAAGTAACAAGCTTTGCTGCTGAAAGCTTCGGACTTTATTTTGCTGCAGCAACTAATCATCATTTAATTCAGTTTACCATAAGAAACTAACATGTTCCTCAAAATCAAATAGTGacataaatttttactaaaaaaacaTCAAGTAACCATGACCAAACTGCTGGATCAGCTCCAAATAACAAAATTCTGACATCCTTTGAAGAAACTGAGGGAATCAAATTTAAGAATCATTCATGAATCTCTCCTTATTTGGGCAAACTTTCAACTCACCCAACCAGAAAAAATCGAACTAGGAATAAAAAAACCCAGAGAGTCCGAAATTAATTACTCAAACTCCATCTCATCGTAGAAATCAACATACAAATAGGAAAGAATCTACACACATTATGAATAAGCACAAGATAACACAAACACAACAATTTAACTACTTGCTCCGAAAATTTCATCCGGAACCAAATCAAACTAACACATGGGTATTTACTTGCACTTGAGAATCCGCCCGTTGAATCCTCTGTTTCCGACTCCTCCCATCTTTCGCATCTCCAAAACATCCGAGAAAACAGCCCATCTGAAcaggaatttttgaaaaaataatccaAGAGGGTCTTCACATTTTGAGTCGCATATAGGGGGCAAAGGGAAGGCCAAACGGTCGAGTTTTGGTGGGGCTCTGTGGGTTAGGGTTTTATGTGTCTTATATTGGTTTGAATATTGGGAGTGACCGTTACGCTAAGAATTATAACAGCCTGTCTTCTCAGATCCCCACCCCCCCTATTACTAGAGCATGTGTGATTCACTCAAAACACACGAGCTCCACCTgtcaattatattaaaaaatttattttctcaaggtttattttaatattaaaattaatttgtgCTAGTTGGTCACTTCATCGTTGTACCAATTTGTCATATGTCCTCCTCATCCTCAACAATTATGTTGTGTAAAATCATATATACTAACGTAACGCATGAATAACGAACTGGACATCTGAAAATTGCTCGTTGAGTTTGGAGCACCCCAAATGTTTGTTCGTCATTTTTTCTGGTATCATCTTGTCTTTTCTCAAACAACCTTCTTTTGGATCATCCGGGTAAGGAAAAGTCTTCACGAAAGTAACTCATTTTAGATatatttcatatgttaaataatatatcTTTGTATATTGTGTAATTTTGACAGTGAAATTAATCTCCG
This genomic window from Primulina huaijiensis isolate GDHJ02 chromosome 7, ASM1229523v2, whole genome shotgun sequence contains:
- the LOC140980651 gene encoding uncharacterized protein isoform X2; translated protein: MGCFLGCFGDAKDGRSRKQRIQRADSQVQQNKVRSFQQQSLLLEEQSFTETPPPNLVTKLQNRPEGEDQLSPSPRKRVTFNANITTHEHYSLYESTDSLPEGNLNVQKEKELNPRSSSQPQFEEENSVKSCIVLYPPNHRYHNARDRDSEDEAEDYGDSDFDDLEDDYGDEDDIDCISDGQEMWSGSTLIPSLESRTENQLTSFIKTQFLEEDSTPVLKTQARNRSDYVNSVLNPVENVTQWKAAKSKGTCLLKLQKENNQSLFALSVRSDQFQNSNQETAVDASLSNWLVSSESTLPKKTSSSGIEYITDVKVMSKG
- the LOC140980651 gene encoding uncharacterized protein isoform X1; amino-acid sequence: MGCFLGCFGDAKDGRSRKQRIQRADSQVQLLQQNKVRSFQQQSLLLEEQSFTETPPPNLVTKLQNRPEGEDQLSPSPRKRVTFNANITTHEHYSLYESTDSLPEGNLNVQKEKELNPRSSSQPQFEEENSVKSCIVLYPPNHRYHNARDRDSEDEAEDYGDSDFDDLEDDYGDEDDIDCISDGQEMWSGSTLIPSLESRTENQLTSFIKTQFLEEDSTPVLKTQARNRSDYVNSVLNPVENVTQWKAAKSKGTCLLKLQKENNQSLFALSVRSDQFQNSNQETAVDASLSNWLVSSESTLPKKTSSSGIEYITDVKVMSKG